One Leisingera sp. S132 genomic window, CGACCCCAACATCCGGCCCGCGTTCATCACCGAAGAGGCCCGCTACCGCCGCCGCCTGGAGCGGATGCTTGCGGTCAGCGACATTGTCAAACTGTCGGAAGACGACCTGGGCTGGCTGCTGCCGGGCACGGAACCCGCCACGGACAAGCTGGCCCGGGTCCAGGCCATGGGGCCGCCGGTGGTGGTGCTGACCCGCGGCAGCAAGGGCGCCGCGGCGCTGCTGCCCGGCGGCGGCCTGGTGCAGGTGCCTGCCCGCCCTGCCCCTGCTGCGGCATCAGGCGCAGGCGACACCGTGGGCGCCGGCGACAGCTTCAACGCAGGCTTTCTGGCGGCGCTTGCCCCGGACGGGAAAGCCAGCAAGCAGGCGGCCCGCAGCCTGACGCCAGAGGCCGCCGAAGCCGCGCTGCACCATGGCGCAGCGGTTGCCGCCGTCACCGTATCGCGCAGCGGCGCCAACCCGCCCTGGCAGCATGAGCTGGATCTTTGACCCTGGGCGGCAACGCTTCTGCCATCACCGGCCTTTCAGTCCACTGATCAGCCGCTAACCTGACTATGAACACGGTGCCGCGGCAATCAAATGCCTCGGCCAGCCGGCAGCAAATGGCTTGAGATCATAGGTGCCGAACCTCTGCAAAACATGCAGTCCTGCTTCTGCGATCAGACCGTCCAGTTCGCCGGCCGTGAAAATTTGCTGCGTATAACTTGAAGCCGCTGTGGTTTCTCCGCTCTGTATGTCTTCGATTCTCCAGCGTACAGACAGGGTTCTGCTTTCCTGTTCGTACTCCGAACGCTCCCAGGCACGCATACTGCGGCCAGACATCTCATCCAAGAAGGTTCTGATGACGGTTTCCGGAGAAGAAGGCGCAAGGAAACTGTCGTCAACATTGGCAACGTCAATGACAACCCGCCCATCGTCCGCACAATGGGCTGCAAATGCGGAAAGAGCGGAGATGACATCGCTTGGTGTCAAGTGCATCAGGGAGTTGAACGGGCAGACCACAACGTCAAAGCACTTCCCCAGATCAAAGGCCCTCATGTCCGCCTGCACAAAACACCCCTCCGGCAGCCGTTTCCGAGCCAGGTCAAGCATCGGCTCCGAGGCATCAATGCCGGTGACAGAAGCAGCGCTTTCCGCCAGCACCCGCGAGAGTGTTCCCGACCCGCAGGCAATTTCCAGAACGTTCAGCGCAGGCGGCAAAAAACTCCGGTAAAACTGGAACTCCTCATCCCGGCTGCCATGCAGTACATCATAATATCCGGCACATGCGTCGTAAAATTTCACGTTTCCGTCTGACATCTAAAACCCGCTCTCCGATTTGACTACCCGTTTAGCGGACATGGTGCTGATGAGCTTATCGCTTTTGGCTATGACAACCGGGCTAAAGGAGCCTGCAGGCAGGACGCAGACCCGGCGCATTGATCCTAGGCCGCCACCTCCGGCGGCCAGCTCCACAACCGCGCGGGGCGCAGAAACGCCGGAAATCCGCCAAAAAACCTTGGAATCCGCGGCGCCGCAAGGCCGCCAGCCTGAAAGCGCTCTGCCAGCTGCTTGCGTGTCAGAACCGGACGCGCTGGTGGCCCATAGCAGTTTTCTGGCGGCGTATCTTCAAGGCCCGGAACGCAGACCTTGAGGCGATGCCTGTCCTGCGGACTCAATATGCCTGTCGCAAAAGGTCCAGGATAAAAGCTCTCCGACGGAATCCCGTTGGAAATCAGCACCTCGTGCTGCCGGGTCAACAGGTGGAAATACCTTATCTTTTTATGGCCTCTGGCAAAGGATGCGAGATTTGTCTCTTCAGCAAGATGCTTGGCCCGTGCAAAAAAAGTCTCGCCGCTCTTGCGGCATTGCATCAGAATGCAGTGC contains:
- a CDS encoding bifunctional 2-polyprenyl-6-hydroxyphenol methylase/3-demethylubiquinol 3-O-methyltransferase UbiG — translated: MKFYDACAGYYDVLHGSRDEEFQFYRSFLPPALNVLEIACGSGTLSRVLAESAASVTGIDASEPMLDLARKRLPEGCFVQADMRAFDLGKCFDVVVCPFNSLMHLTPSDVISALSAFAAHCADDGRVVIDVANVDDSFLAPSSPETVIRTFLDEMSGRSMRAWERSEYEQESRTLSVRWRIEDIQSGETTAASSYTQQIFTAGELDGLIAEAGLHVLQRFGTYDLKPFAAGWPRHLIAAAPCS
- a CDS encoding carbohydrate kinase — its product is MILCCGEALIDMLPATAADDSACFAPCPGGAVFNTAIALGRLGVPCGLAAGLSSDMFGQRLLEALEASHVSTAGCVISARPSTLAFVTLEHGEARYAFYDENTAGRMLAPQDLPQPGPETAVLFFGGISLACEPAAEAFETLALQSHAERLVMLDPNIRPAFITEEARYRRRLERMLAVSDIVKLSEDDLGWLLPGTEPATDKLARVQAMGPPVVVLTRGSKGAAALLPGGGLVQVPARPAPAAASGAGDTVGAGDSFNAGFLAALAPDGKASKQAARSLTPEAAEAALHHGAAVAAVTVSRSGANPPWQHELDL